In one Corallococcus sp. EGB genomic region, the following are encoded:
- a CDS encoding TolC family protein, translating to MSAFLVVATLLTATPITLEETRQLGRKNTQALQAALDVAVAQQDQRVARSNLLPQVQLNLGPSLDYLGRRRQVYSVPISETETITREVVSSSNTADSYTASLGLSQVIYNRSLWKQLEQAGVNVDATRNQSIEEADTSEMEAIRRFYALFLSQATLDVLTATAQRSEEQLERARALFNAGRVGKAEEISAQVNLGNDRINIVQRQNQLVADQVQLAVWLARPGTEPLQAADPGVLQQEPAPAPALDDALKQAREHRALLKALQQRVRVAELQRAIVQGDYIPRVGLSARYSHNAQAPGPFFTEPGYGNIFSGGITATWDLFNGFVTDAQSARAQVNIRKAELTFAQTARELEAEVRRAHQVLEGQIASAKLATANRAVAQQGLALADERFRAGAGSTLDVRDAQLKLTQAELVLLQSRIDVEIARYALFRAMGTLNPGDAQ from the coding sequence GTGAGTGCCTTCCTCGTCGTCGCCACGCTGCTCACCGCCACGCCCATCACATTGGAGGAGACGCGCCAGCTGGGCCGCAAGAACACCCAGGCGCTCCAGGCCGCGCTGGACGTCGCCGTGGCCCAGCAGGACCAGCGCGTCGCGCGCTCCAACCTCCTGCCGCAGGTGCAGCTCAACCTGGGCCCCAGCCTGGACTACCTGGGCCGGCGCCGGCAGGTCTACTCCGTCCCCATCAGCGAGACGGAGACCATCACGCGCGAGGTGGTGAGCTCCTCCAACACGGCGGACAGCTACACCGCGTCCCTGGGCCTGTCGCAGGTCATCTACAACCGCAGCCTCTGGAAGCAGCTGGAGCAGGCGGGCGTCAACGTGGACGCCACGCGCAACCAGTCCATCGAAGAGGCGGACACCTCTGAGATGGAGGCCATCCGCCGCTTCTACGCGCTCTTCCTGTCGCAGGCCACGCTGGACGTGCTCACCGCCACCGCGCAGCGCAGCGAGGAGCAGCTGGAGCGCGCCCGCGCCCTCTTCAATGCGGGCCGCGTGGGCAAGGCCGAGGAGATCTCCGCCCAGGTCAACCTGGGCAACGACCGCATCAACATCGTGCAGCGCCAGAACCAACTGGTCGCGGACCAGGTGCAGCTGGCCGTGTGGCTGGCGCGCCCCGGCACGGAGCCGCTCCAGGCGGCGGACCCCGGCGTGCTCCAGCAGGAGCCCGCGCCGGCGCCCGCCCTGGATGACGCCCTCAAGCAGGCCCGCGAGCACCGCGCCCTGCTCAAGGCGCTCCAGCAGCGCGTGCGCGTAGCGGAGCTGCAGCGCGCCATCGTGCAGGGGGACTACATCCCCCGCGTGGGCCTGTCCGCGCGCTACTCGCACAACGCCCAGGCCCCGGGCCCGTTCTTCACCGAGCCCGGCTACGGCAACATCTTCAGCGGCGGCATCACCGCGACGTGGGACCTGTTCAACGGCTTCGTCACGGACGCCCAGTCCGCGCGCGCCCAGGTCAACATCCGCAAGGCGGAGCTGACCTTCGCGCAGACGGCGCGGGAGTTGGAGGCGGAGGTGCGCCGCGCCCACCAGGTGCTGGAGGGACAGATTGCCTCCGCGAAGCTCGCGACGGCCAACCGCGCGGTCGCCCAGCAGGGGCTGGCGCTGGCGGACGAGCGCTTCCGCGCGGGCGCTGGCTCCACGCTCGACGTGCGAGACGCGCAGCTCAAGTTGACCCAGGCGGAGCTGGTGTTGCTCCAGAGCCGCATCGATGTCGAAATCGCCCGCTATGCCCTGTTCCGGGCCATGGGCACGCTGAACCCGGGAGACGCACAATGA
- a CDS encoding efflux RND transporter periplasmic adaptor subunit — translation MTWWKAAIAGALLLGAVGITVGGLRDRPPPTQEVQMAKARKGTITRTITGAGKVQAATTVKISSNLSGDLVSLQVKDGDAVKKGQVLGQIDKRYYEAAVKQATASRDAARSEVQVSEVDAARQRAELARVQGLAQKGLASAAEVEQAKAVTDTAEARLAAAKQRVAQSSAVLEQASTDLARTTLLSPIDGNVIEMSREVGERVRGSDFSEDVVMTIAALNQMEVKFEVGEHEVVHLKYGQPAEVTLDALEGQSFTGTVVEIAQKATIKNPGTEAEVTSFPITVALDARPPGVLPGMSAEARISAETHDDAVLVPIQAVTVRAERSLPDYQAPVEGTSLTAKRRTESLAKVVFVVDGDNKAQVRRVRTGIASDTELEVLEGLQAGDRVVEGPYRTLSKELSNGDAVREPEKAASKGKS, via the coding sequence ATGACGTGGTGGAAGGCGGCAATCGCCGGCGCGCTTTTGCTTGGAGCGGTGGGCATCACCGTGGGCGGCCTGCGCGACCGGCCGCCCCCGACGCAGGAAGTCCAGATGGCCAAGGCCCGCAAGGGCACCATCACCCGCACCATCACCGGCGCGGGCAAGGTGCAGGCGGCCACCACCGTGAAGATCTCCTCCAACCTGTCCGGAGACCTCGTCTCCCTCCAGGTGAAGGACGGCGACGCGGTCAAGAAGGGCCAGGTGCTGGGGCAGATCGACAAGCGCTACTACGAGGCGGCCGTGAAGCAGGCCACCGCGTCCCGTGACGCGGCCCGGTCCGAGGTGCAGGTGTCCGAGGTGGACGCCGCGCGCCAGCGCGCGGAGCTGGCCCGTGTGCAGGGGCTGGCGCAGAAGGGGCTCGCGTCCGCCGCGGAGGTGGAGCAGGCCAAGGCCGTGACGGATACGGCGGAGGCGCGCCTCGCCGCGGCCAAGCAGCGCGTGGCCCAGAGCTCCGCCGTGCTGGAGCAGGCCTCCACGGACCTGGCGCGCACCACGCTCCTGTCACCCATCGACGGCAACGTGATTGAGATGTCGCGCGAGGTCGGTGAGCGCGTGCGCGGCTCCGACTTCTCCGAGGACGTGGTGATGACCATCGCCGCGCTCAACCAGATGGAGGTGAAGTTCGAGGTGGGTGAGCACGAGGTCGTCCACCTGAAGTACGGCCAGCCCGCGGAGGTGACGCTGGACGCGCTGGAGGGCCAGTCCTTCACCGGCACCGTGGTGGAGATCGCCCAGAAGGCCACCATCAAGAACCCGGGCACGGAGGCCGAGGTGACGAGCTTCCCCATCACCGTCGCCCTGGACGCGCGTCCGCCGGGTGTGCTCCCCGGCATGAGCGCCGAGGCCCGCATCAGCGCGGAGACCCACGACGACGCGGTGCTCGTGCCCATCCAGGCCGTGACGGTGCGCGCCGAGCGCTCGCTGCCGGACTACCAGGCGCCGGTGGAGGGCACCTCGCTCACCGCCAAGCGCCGCACGGAGTCGCTGGCCAAGGTGGTGTTCGTGGTGGACGGCGACAACAAGGCGCAGGTGCGCCGCGTGCGCACCGGCATCGCGTCCGACACGGAGCTGGAGGTGCTGGAGGGCCTGCAGGCCGGGGACCGCGTGGTGGAGGGCCCCTACCGCACGCTGTCCAAGGAGCTGTCCAACGGGGACGCGGTGCGCGAGCCGGAGAAGGCCGCGTCGAAGGGCAAGTCGTGA
- a CDS encoding ABC transporter ATP-binding protein, which yields MTAAPAPDAGPLIQVEGLTRAFFVGGEEVRALRGVSFDIRRGEWVAIIGQSGSGKSTLMNVLGCLDTPTSGRYMLNGKDVSRMDDDELAVIRNVEIGFIFQTFQLLPKETALANVELPLVYRGVSAKERRERAKAALDKVQLTHRMHHRPNELSGGQRQRVAIARALVSEPSMLLADEPTGNLDSATGEEIVKLFEQLHRAGHTLVLVTHEPKLAARCPRAIRLSDGEIVADGPGPEVAMGSGHAVAPQAGTA from the coding sequence GTGACCGCCGCCCCTGCACCGGACGCGGGTCCTCTCATCCAGGTGGAGGGGCTCACGCGGGCCTTCTTCGTGGGCGGTGAAGAGGTGCGCGCCCTGCGCGGCGTGTCCTTTGACATCCGGCGGGGGGAGTGGGTGGCCATCATCGGCCAGTCCGGCTCCGGCAAGAGCACGCTCATGAACGTGCTGGGCTGCCTGGACACGCCCACGAGCGGCCGCTACATGCTCAACGGCAAGGACGTGTCGCGCATGGATGACGACGAGCTGGCCGTCATCCGCAACGTGGAGATCGGCTTCATCTTCCAGACGTTCCAGCTGCTGCCCAAGGAGACGGCGCTCGCCAACGTGGAGCTGCCGCTGGTGTACCGGGGCGTGAGCGCGAAGGAGCGGCGCGAGCGGGCGAAGGCGGCGCTGGACAAGGTGCAGCTGACGCACCGCATGCACCACCGGCCCAACGAGCTGTCGGGCGGTCAGCGCCAGCGCGTGGCCATCGCGCGGGCGCTGGTGTCGGAGCCGTCCATGCTCCTGGCGGACGAGCCCACGGGCAACCTGGACTCGGCCACGGGCGAGGAGATCGTCAAGCTCTTCGAGCAGCTGCACCGGGCGGGGCACACGCTGGTGCTCGTCACGCACGAGCCCAAGCTGGCCGCGAGATGTCCCCGGGCCATCCGCCTGAGCGACGGTGAGATTGTCGCGGACGGGCCGGGGCCGGAGGTGGCGATGGGCAGCGGACACGCGGTGGCGCCGCAAGCGGGCACCGCGTGA
- a CDS encoding ABC transporter permease has product MSFRRGFRVDVLEGARIAVFSLQANGMRTVLTTLGIGIGVATLLAIVGIIQGLNSSFEKQLATLGANTVFISKYPWMIKGNWWMYRNRKNFTLEQVAQLRAQADFITAISPAVMRTSDVAHGALQVSNVRINGVWNDYLSIGNYEVVSGRFITRADEEVNRAVTVLGADVAASLFPSISPLGQTVRIDGRPFQVVGTLGRKGKVVAENMDMSVFMPFKTFNSSFGKGRPMQIAIAVADAGQMSKVEDQLVGIMRRVRATPPGQPDDFNVNRTDSLAATYEQLTGALYAVATGVGLITLLVGGIGIMNIMLVSVRERTREIGVRRALGARQRTIVLQFLMEASSVSAVGGLLGTMVGLGTAKIVSLVTPLAADVRPSTVVGGVAFAALVGLLFGIWPAARAAKLDPVEALRYE; this is encoded by the coding sequence GTGAGCTTCCGGCGGGGCTTCCGCGTGGATGTCCTGGAGGGGGCCCGCATCGCGGTGTTCTCCCTCCAGGCGAACGGGATGCGCACGGTGCTCACGACGCTGGGCATCGGCATCGGCGTGGCCACGCTGCTCGCCATCGTCGGCATCATCCAGGGGCTCAACTCCTCGTTCGAGAAGCAGCTGGCCACCCTGGGGGCGAACACCGTCTTCATTTCCAAGTACCCCTGGATGATCAAGGGTAACTGGTGGATGTACCGCAACCGGAAGAACTTCACGCTGGAGCAGGTGGCGCAGCTGCGCGCCCAGGCGGACTTCATCACCGCCATCTCCCCGGCGGTGATGCGCACGTCCGACGTGGCGCACGGCGCCCTCCAGGTCTCCAACGTGCGCATCAACGGCGTGTGGAACGACTACCTGTCCATTGGCAACTACGAGGTGGTGTCCGGACGGTTCATCACCCGCGCGGACGAAGAGGTGAACCGGGCGGTGACGGTGCTGGGCGCGGACGTGGCCGCCTCGCTCTTTCCCAGCATCAGCCCGCTGGGGCAGACGGTGCGCATCGACGGGCGGCCGTTCCAGGTGGTGGGCACGCTGGGGCGCAAGGGGAAGGTCGTGGCGGAGAACATGGACATGTCCGTGTTCATGCCCTTCAAGACCTTCAACTCCAGCTTCGGCAAGGGACGGCCCATGCAGATCGCCATCGCCGTGGCGGACGCGGGTCAGATGTCGAAGGTGGAGGACCAGCTGGTGGGCATCATGCGGCGCGTGCGCGCGACGCCGCCGGGCCAGCCGGACGACTTCAACGTCAACCGGACGGACTCGCTCGCGGCGACCTACGAGCAGCTCACCGGCGCGCTCTACGCGGTGGCCACGGGCGTGGGGCTGATCACCCTGCTGGTGGGCGGCATCGGCATCATGAACATCATGCTGGTGTCGGTGCGTGAGCGGACGCGGGAGATTGGTGTTCGCCGGGCGCTCGGCGCGCGTCAGCGCACCATCGTGCTCCAGTTCCTGATGGAGGCCTCCAGCGTGTCCGCGGTGGGGGGGCTGCTGGGGACGATGGTGGGCCTGGGCACGGCGAAGATCGTGTCGCTGGTGACGCCGTTGGCGGCGGACGTGCGGCCGAGCACGGTGGTGGGCGGGGTGGCGTTCGCGGCGCTGGTGGGCCTGCTGTTCGGCATCTGGCCGGCCGCGCGGGCGGCGAAGCTGGACCCGGTGGAAGCGCTCCGCTACGAATAG
- a CDS encoding ABC transporter permease, which translates to MRAFLDNLRLALGTFLGNPLRSLLTLVGIVIGVATVITMMALIEGLREQVNKNLGSLGAHTFEVTKWPSGFGRINWAKYAKRKDLLGDDVRAIVESCPSVGAATPMAQEWGKKLTTAFRETPPSVSVLGTEPTYLETSGVVVSTGRFFNETETLDGRPVMVIGVELADTLFPGMNPVGSEVRLQGRPFQVIGVLQKRGSVMGMASQDNQAIVPMRAFQQFYGKNRSVEIDIQARDGASFQKAQDEVVNLMRRRRNLTPQDANDFEVHTNESMTASFNELSQVIAFAGVGVCLLSLVVGGIGILNIMLMSVTERTREIGIRKALGARRRRILGQFATEAVMLSLVGGVLGLGLGFGCVFLGKWVLLFPMSVPLWAVLLSLGMSCGVGLVFGIYPASRAARLDPVEAMRAE; encoded by the coding sequence ATGCGTGCCTTCCTGGACAATCTGCGGCTGGCGCTGGGCACGTTCCTGGGCAACCCGCTGCGCTCGCTCTTGACGCTGGTGGGCATCGTCATCGGCGTGGCCACCGTCATCACGATGATGGCCCTCATCGAGGGACTGCGCGAGCAGGTGAACAAGAACCTGGGCAGCCTGGGCGCGCACACCTTCGAGGTGACGAAGTGGCCCTCGGGCTTCGGCCGCATCAACTGGGCGAAGTACGCCAAGCGCAAGGACCTGCTTGGGGACGACGTGCGCGCCATCGTGGAGTCCTGTCCCTCGGTGGGCGCGGCCACGCCCATGGCCCAGGAGTGGGGCAAGAAGCTGACCACGGCGTTCCGGGAGACGCCCCCTTCGGTGAGCGTCCTGGGCACGGAGCCCACGTACCTGGAGACGAGCGGCGTCGTCGTGTCGACCGGCCGCTTCTTCAACGAGACGGAGACGCTGGACGGCCGCCCGGTGATGGTCATTGGCGTGGAGCTGGCGGACACGCTCTTCCCGGGCATGAATCCGGTGGGCTCCGAGGTGCGGCTGCAGGGCCGGCCGTTCCAGGTGATTGGCGTGCTGCAGAAGCGCGGCAGCGTCATGGGGATGGCCAGCCAGGACAACCAGGCCATCGTCCCGATGCGCGCCTTCCAGCAGTTCTATGGCAAGAACCGCTCGGTGGAGATCGACATCCAGGCGCGCGACGGGGCGTCGTTCCAGAAGGCGCAGGACGAGGTGGTGAACCTGATGCGCCGCCGCCGGAACCTCACGCCGCAGGACGCGAACGACTTCGAGGTCCACACCAACGAGTCCATGACCGCGTCCTTCAACGAGCTGTCCCAGGTCATCGCGTTCGCGGGCGTGGGCGTGTGCCTGCTGTCGCTGGTGGTGGGCGGCATCGGCATCCTGAACATCATGCTGATGTCGGTGACGGAGCGGACGCGCGAGATTGGCATCCGCAAGGCGCTGGGCGCGCGTCGCCGCCGCATCCTGGGGCAGTTCGCCACGGAGGCGGTGATGTTGTCGCTGGTGGGCGGGGTGCTGGGGCTGGGGCTGGGCTTCGGGTGCGTGTTCCTGGGCAAGTGGGTGCTGCTGTTCCCCATGAGCGTGCCCCTGTGGGCCGTGCTGCTGTCGCTGGGGATGAGTTGCGGCGTGGGGCTGGTGTTCGGCATCTACCCGGCGTCGCGCGCGGCGCGGCTGGATCCCGTGGAGGCGATGCGCGCGGAGTAG
- a CDS encoding GNAT family N-acetyltransferase, producing MSMSYVTLPLPVVPPPFRVRVLTPEDMDGVIALYSNPDVARSLNFTVPVLRETLVQKLTGDLEAMRQGKGIRWVLSRDDDPAPAGYLTLFNWSQKDRRAEVGYMVGRALWGQRVMTGVLPALLRFGFEHLNLHRIEGMVNVRNSASFKALTRAGFQQEGVLRGYQVDANGGGFNDIILLALLEDAWRASLAT from the coding sequence ATGTCCATGTCCTACGTCACGCTGCCGCTGCCCGTCGTTCCCCCGCCGTTCCGGGTGCGCGTCCTCACCCCCGAGGACATGGACGGAGTGATCGCGCTGTACTCGAACCCGGACGTGGCGCGGAGCCTCAACTTCACGGTGCCCGTGCTCCGGGAGACGCTGGTCCAGAAGCTGACTGGCGACCTGGAGGCGATGCGCCAGGGCAAGGGCATCCGCTGGGTGCTGTCGCGGGATGACGATCCGGCTCCCGCGGGCTACCTGACGCTCTTCAACTGGAGCCAGAAGGACCGCCGCGCGGAGGTGGGCTACATGGTGGGGCGCGCGCTGTGGGGCCAGCGCGTGATGACGGGAGTCCTGCCCGCGCTGCTCCGCTTCGGCTTCGAGCACCTGAACCTGCACCGCATCGAGGGCATGGTGAACGTGCGCAACAGCGCGTCGTTCAAGGCGCTGACCCGCGCGGGTTTCCAGCAGGAGGGCGTGTTGCGCGGCTACCAGGTCGACGCGAACGGGGGCGGGTTCAACGACATCATCCTGCTCGCGCTGCTCGAAGACGCCTGGCGTGCTTCCCTCGCGACGTAG
- a CDS encoding thiamine pyrophosphate-binding protein, translating into MSTSSLAELHLAASTSGLPELPVNVIRGDAVTPAEGLDGREARQGDPIPMYGDTSARGFKTVEDLTVADCVLEHLEAEEVEAVFGIPGGNLAPFQQALRKHRSIRFIIASHEGGAAFMADGYARATGKLGVCMVTAGPGATNALTGVASAHLDGVPLLTISGNVSTERIGLFAMQESNSTHGVNTVEMFRQCTSLSSAVVDAQSLPRLLQRAMRTSQGLPGCATHLSIPTNVARTPIKRASVPTRRGAFQARPSNAPFEDLRAAFALLRTARRPLILLGAGARGALEKHAEEFNAFVTQHGIPVTTSLRGKGLYSEREPLCLGVVGLGGSRRVEAYLREGVDVLLVLGSRLGEWASRSFSKYFQSIHHVIQVDADAANVGQLFPVRLPIVADAASVVVGLAELGQMIGPSSGARVRERWAQVLALQEPAPHVSAPEAEGMVKPQQLLAELDKHLSADMDLYIDIGNCTGWSSHLLHVAPPARIFYPTGLTSMGWSCGAVIGGKLGRPERAAVALVGDGAFVMNGVEMLTAARHRVGTVTIVLNDNALGMVNHAEHMQDRTCPLEDEFYGLGNPDLERFAESMGARAYTVNGPGQLDALLPEVLRRADETGQPQVIVAHIDYREVPPYGDRFAAVASDGK; encoded by the coding sequence ATGTCGACCTCGTCTCTCGCCGAGCTCCACCTGGCCGCTTCGACCTCGGGACTCCCGGAGCTGCCCGTCAACGTCATCCGCGGCGACGCGGTGACTCCGGCGGAGGGGCTCGACGGCAGGGAGGCGCGCCAGGGGGACCCCATCCCCATGTACGGGGACACCAGCGCCCGGGGCTTCAAGACGGTGGAGGACCTGACGGTCGCCGACTGCGTGCTCGAGCACCTGGAGGCCGAGGAGGTCGAAGCGGTGTTCGGCATCCCCGGCGGCAACCTGGCGCCCTTCCAGCAGGCGCTGCGCAAGCACCGGAGCATCCGCTTCATCATTGCGTCGCACGAGGGCGGCGCGGCCTTCATGGCGGACGGCTACGCCCGCGCCACCGGCAAGCTGGGCGTGTGCATGGTGACGGCGGGCCCGGGCGCGACGAACGCGCTGACGGGCGTCGCCTCCGCGCACCTGGACGGCGTGCCCCTGCTCACCATCAGCGGCAACGTGTCCACGGAGCGCATCGGCCTGTTCGCGATGCAGGAGAGCAACAGTACGCACGGCGTGAACACGGTGGAGATGTTCCGCCAGTGCACGTCCCTGTCCTCCGCGGTGGTGGACGCGCAGAGCCTGCCGCGCCTGCTCCAGCGCGCGATGCGCACCTCCCAGGGACTGCCCGGCTGCGCCACCCACCTGAGCATCCCCACCAACGTGGCCCGCACGCCCATCAAGCGCGCCTCGGTGCCCACCCGGCGCGGCGCCTTCCAGGCCCGTCCGTCCAACGCGCCCTTCGAGGACCTGCGCGCGGCCTTCGCCTTGCTGCGCACCGCGCGCCGCCCGCTCATCCTGCTGGGCGCGGGCGCCCGCGGCGCGCTGGAGAAGCACGCGGAGGAGTTCAACGCCTTCGTCACCCAGCACGGCATCCCGGTGACGACCAGCCTGCGCGGCAAGGGCCTGTACTCCGAGCGCGAGCCCCTGTGCCTGGGCGTGGTGGGCCTGGGCGGCAGCCGGCGCGTGGAGGCGTACCTGCGCGAGGGCGTGGACGTGCTGCTGGTGCTGGGCAGCCGCCTGGGCGAGTGGGCCAGCCGCAGCTTCAGCAAGTACTTCCAGTCCATCCACCACGTCATCCAGGTGGACGCGGACGCAGCGAACGTGGGCCAGCTGTTCCCGGTGCGCCTGCCCATCGTGGCGGACGCGGCGTCGGTGGTGGTGGGCCTGGCGGAGCTGGGACAGATGATTGGCCCGTCCAGCGGCGCGCGCGTGCGTGAGCGCTGGGCCCAGGTGCTGGCGCTCCAGGAGCCCGCGCCCCACGTGAGCGCGCCCGAGGCCGAGGGCATGGTCAAGCCGCAGCAGCTGCTGGCGGAGCTGGACAAGCACCTGTCCGCGGACATGGACCTGTACATCGACATCGGCAACTGCACGGGGTGGTCCTCCCACCTGCTTCACGTGGCGCCGCCCGCCCGCATCTTCTACCCGACGGGGCTGACGTCCATGGGCTGGTCCTGTGGCGCCGTCATCGGCGGCAAGCTGGGCCGTCCGGAGCGCGCGGCGGTGGCGCTGGTGGGCGACGGCGCGTTCGTGATGAACGGCGTGGAGATGCTGACCGCGGCGCGCCACCGCGTGGGCACCGTGACGATCGTGCTCAACGACAACGCGCTGGGCATGGTGAACCACGCCGAGCACATGCAGGATCGCACCTGCCCGCTGGAGGACGAGTTCTACGGCCTGGGCAACCCGGACCTGGAGCGCTTCGCGGAGTCCATGGGCGCGCGCGCCTACACGGTGAACGGCCCGGGTCAGCTGGACGCGCTGTTGCCGGAGGTGCTCCGCCGCGCGGACGAGACGGGCCAGCCGCAGGTCATCGTGGCGCACATCGACTACCGGGAAGTGCCCCCGTACGGCGACCGCTTCGCGGCGGTGGCGTCCGACGGCAAGTAG
- a CDS encoding 3-oxoacyl-ACP synthase III family protein, with protein MSHASFALLGAGAAVPARVRGNDHPLFEPLRRAAREGGGEIALFYGNRERREMEPGESLASLTAKAGQAALQDAGLTAADVDRLYGYLSVSEYITPNALYAVHQELGLSQGALVVPVQADFVNFLMGVVLAWEALRAGSIRHALVTVGAAWTRNMDYTQGHAIGIGDGAGAAVVGPGDTLVLVDWAADTFSDEYGAMTMRSRPEAGVDHPTYCLAPGSGVKAFLSSGMNGPPRLVERLLAKNGVSREDVTLISHQATRKLMDHWAEAIRPREYVDTFADYGNMVHASIPVTLARFHRQLRTKYLVMVGLGIGAHQMAVLVRV; from the coding sequence ATGTCTCACGCATCCTTCGCGTTGCTGGGGGCGGGTGCCGCGGTGCCCGCCCGCGTCCGGGGCAACGACCATCCGCTCTTCGAACCGCTGCGCCGCGCCGCCCGTGAAGGGGGAGGCGAGATCGCCCTCTTCTACGGCAACCGCGAGCGCCGTGAGATGGAGCCCGGCGAGTCCCTGGCGTCGCTCACCGCGAAGGCGGGGCAGGCGGCGCTCCAGGACGCGGGGTTGACCGCCGCGGACGTGGACCGGCTCTACGGCTACCTCTCCGTGTCGGAGTACATCACGCCCAACGCGCTGTACGCGGTGCACCAGGAGCTGGGCCTGTCACAGGGTGCGCTGGTGGTTCCGGTGCAGGCGGACTTCGTGAACTTCCTGATGGGCGTGGTGCTGGCGTGGGAGGCGCTGCGCGCGGGCAGCATCCGGCACGCGCTGGTGACAGTGGGCGCGGCGTGGACGCGCAACATGGACTACACGCAGGGCCACGCCATTGGCATCGGGGACGGCGCGGGGGCGGCGGTGGTGGGCCCGGGCGACACGCTCGTGCTGGTGGACTGGGCGGCGGACACGTTCAGCGACGAGTACGGCGCGATGACGATGCGCTCCCGTCCGGAGGCGGGGGTGGATCACCCGACGTACTGCCTGGCGCCCGGCTCGGGCGTGAAGGCGTTCCTGTCCTCCGGGATGAACGGGCCGCCGAGGCTGGTGGAGCGGCTGCTCGCGAAGAACGGCGTGTCGCGCGAGGACGTGACGCTGATCTCGCACCAGGCCACGCGCAAGCTGATGGACCACTGGGCCGAGGCCATCCGTCCGCGCGAGTACGTGGATACGTTCGCGGACTACGGAAACATGGTGCACGCGTCCATCCCGGTGACGCTGGCGCGGTTCCACCGGCAGCTGCGCACGAAGTACCTGGTGATGGTCGGCCTGGGCATCGGCGCGCACCAGATGGCGGTCCTGGTGCGCGTCTGA